A DNA window from Hevea brasiliensis isolate MT/VB/25A 57/8 chromosome 2, ASM3005281v1, whole genome shotgun sequence contains the following coding sequences:
- the LOC110669277 gene encoding AT-hook motif nuclear-localized protein 25, with protein MAGYQPTATGAGSRYVHQLLRPELHLQRPSIPGQLSPDSKDNTSPQAKDHKDADTDAAATSSGSNRRPRGRPPGSKNKPRPPIIVTRDSPNALRSHVLEISAGSDIMESVSNYARKRGRGVCVLSGNGTVANVTLKQPASPAGSVVTLHGRFEILSLSGTVLPPPAPPGAGGLSIFLSGGQGQVVGGSVIGPLVASGPVILMAASFANAVFERLPLDEEEGNVQVQSTASQSSGVTGSVGAGQLGDGVGGGSGSGSGSGGAFFNIGGNVGNYPFSGDLFGWGGSGARPPF; from the coding sequence ATGGCGGGGTATCAGCCAACAGCAACAGGTGCAGGTTCTCGCTATGTTCACCAACTCCTCAGACCCGAGCTGCATCTTCAAAGACCTTCAATTCCTGGCCAACTATCCCCGGATTCTAAGGACAACACCTCACCTCAAGCCAAAGACCACAAGGATGCTGACACCGACGCCGCCGCCACCAGCTCTGGAAGCAATCGCCGCCCTCGAGGCCGCCCTCCTGGCTCCAAGAATAAACCCAGGCCCCCGATTATTGTAACGCGCGACAGCCCCAATGCCCTCCGATCCCACGTGCTGGAGATTTCCGCTGGCAGCGACATCATGGAGAGCGTGTCCAATTATGCGaggaagagaggaagaggagtcTGTGTACTCAGCGGCAACGGGACAGTTGCCAACGTTACACTGAAGCAACCAGCGTCTCCTGCAGGGAGTGTGGTGACTTTGCACGGTAGGTTCGAGATTCTTTCCCTCTCTGGAACTGTGCTTCCTCCACCAGCGCCGCCTGGGGCAGGAGGGTTGTCTATATTCTTGTCTGGTGGACAGGGGCAGGTTGTTGGAGGAAGTGTTATAGGACCCTTGGTGGCTTCTGGGCCGGTGATTTTGATGGCTGCATCGTTTGCAAACGCTGTGTTTGAGCGATTGCCTTTGGATGAGGAGGAGGGAAATGTTCAAGTTCAGTCCACGGCTTCACAATCTTCAGGTGTGACAGGAAGTGTTGGGGCTGGGCAACTGGGTGATGGTGTAGGAGGAGGCAGCGGTAGTGGGAGCGGCAGCGGAGGTGCTTTTTTTAACATCGGAGGGAATGTGGGGAATTATCCGTTTTCAGGTGATTTGTTTGGATGGGGTGGCAGTGGTGCAAGGCCACCATTTTAA
- the LOC110669276 gene encoding uncharacterized protein LOC110669276 isoform X1, translated as MSSDWRRTLGNVRTFIGNSMGGLRGGSNLASWLVAGTLAYFLWIKPSQDLKKEQEQQRAALAAADPYRYVEKRKPIPDPQETGLIYGNKNKTSKPVE; from the exons ATGTCGAGTGATTGGAGAAGAACACTGGGAAATGTGAGGACGTTTATAGGGAATTCAATGGGAGGCCTTAGAGGAGGAAGCAACCTCGCTTCGTGGCTTGTTGCAGGAACCCTAGCCTACTTTCTCTGGATCAAGCCCTCCCAGGACCTCAAGAAAGAACAAGAG CAGCAAAGGGCAGCACTTGCAGCTGCAGATCCTTATAGATATGTTGAGAAACGAAAACCCATACCGGATCCGCAG GAAACTGGATTGATATACGGAAACAAGAATAAAACAAGCAAACCGGTGGAATAG
- the LOC110669276 gene encoding uncharacterized protein LOC110669276 isoform X2 has protein sequence MSSDWRRTLGNVRTFIGNSMGGLRGGSNLASWLVAGTLAYFLWIKPSQDLKKEQEQRAALAAADPYRYVEKRKPIPDPQETGLIYGNKNKTSKPVE, from the exons ATGTCGAGTGATTGGAGAAGAACACTGGGAAATGTGAGGACGTTTATAGGGAATTCAATGGGAGGCCTTAGAGGAGGAAGCAACCTCGCTTCGTGGCTTGTTGCAGGAACCCTAGCCTACTTTCTCTGGATCAAGCCCTCCCAGGACCTCAAGAAAGAACAAGAG CAAAGGGCAGCACTTGCAGCTGCAGATCCTTATAGATATGTTGAGAAACGAAAACCCATACCGGATCCGCAG GAAACTGGATTGATATACGGAAACAAGAATAAAACAAGCAAACCGGTGGAATAG
- the LOC110669274 gene encoding 3-hydroxy-3-methylglutaryl-coenzyme A reductase 1 (The RefSeq protein has 8 substitutions compared to this genomic sequence) has protein sequence MDTTGRLHHRKHATPVEDRSPTTPKASDALPLPLYLTNAVFFTLFFSVAYYLLHRWRDKIRNSTPLHIVTLSEIVAIVSLIASFIYLLGFFGIDFVQSFIARASHDVWDLEDTDPNYLIDEDHRLVTCPPANISTKTTIIAAPTKLPTSEPLIAPLVSEEDEMIVNSVVDGKIPSYSLESKLGDCKRAAAIRREALQRMTRRSLEGLPVEGFDYESILGQCCEMPVGYVQIPVGIAGPLLLNGREYSVPMATTEGCLVASTNRGCKAIYLSGGATSVLLKDGMTRAPVVRFASATRAAELKFFLEDPDNFDTLAVVFNKSSRFARLQGIKCSIAGKNLYIRFSCSTGDAMGMNMVSKGVQNVLEFLQSDFSDMDVIGISGNFCSDKKPAAVNWIEGRGKSVVCEAIIKEEVVKKVLKTNVASLVELNMLKNLAGSAVAGALGGFNAHAGNIVSAIFIATGQDPAQNVESSHCITMMEAVNDGKDLHISVTMPSIEVGTVGGGTQLASQSACLNLLGVKGANKESPGSNSRLLAAIVAGSVLAGELSLMSAIAAGQLVKSHMKYNRSSKDMSKAAS, from the exons ATGGACACCACCGGCCGGCTCCACCACCGAAAGCATGCTACACCCGTTGACGACCGTTCTCCGACCATTCCGAAAGCGTCGGACGCGCTTCCGCTTCCCCTCTACCTGACCAACGCGGTTTTCTTCACGCTGTTCTTCTCGGTGGCGTATTACCTCCTTCACCGTTGGCGCGACAAGATCCGCAACTCCACTCCCCTTCATATCGTTACTCTCTCTGAAATTGTTGCTCTTTTCTCCCTCATTGCCTCTTTCATTTACCTCCTTGGATTCTTCGGTATCGATTTTGTGCAGTCATTCATTGCACGCGCCTCCCATGACGTGTGGGACCTCGAAGATACGGATCCCAACTACCTCATCGATGAAGATCACCGTCTTGTTACTTGCCCTCCCGCTAATATATCTACTAAGACTACCATTATTGCCGCACCTACCAAATTGCCTACATCGGAACCCTTAATTGCACCCTTAGTCTCGCAGGAAGACGAAATGATCGTCAACTCCGTCGTGGATGGGAAGATACCCTCCTATTCTCTGGAGTCGAAGCTCGGGGACTGCAAACGAGCGGCTGCGATTCGACGCGAGGCTTTGCAGAGGATGACAGGGAGGTCGCTGGAAGGCTTGCCAGTAGAAGGGTTCGATTACGAGTCGATTTTAGGACAATGCTGTGAAATGCCAGTGGGATACGTGCAGATTCCGGTGGGGATTGCGGGGCCGTTGTTGCTGAACGGGCGGGAGTACTCTGTTCCAATGGCGACCACGGAGGGTTGTTTGGTGGCGAGCACTAATAGAGGGTGTAAGGCGATTTACTTGTCAGGTGGGGCCACCAGCGTCTTGTTGAAGGATGGCATGACAAGAGCGCCTGTTGTTAGATTCGCGTCGGCGACTAGAGCCGCGGCGTTGAAGTTCTTCTTGGAGGATCCTGACAATTTTGATACCTTGGCCGTAGTTTTTAACAA GTCCAGTAGATTTGCGAGGCTCCAAGGCATTAAATGCTCAATTGCTGGTAAGAATCTTTATATAAGATTCAGCTGCAGCACTGGCGATGCAATGGGGATGAACATGGTTTCTAAAGGGGTTCAAAACGTTCTTGAGTTTCTTCAAAGTGATTTTTCTGATATGGATGTCATTGGCATCTCAG GAAATTTTTGTTCGGATAAGAAGCCTGCTGCTGTAAATTGGATTGAAGGACGTGGCAAATCAGTTGTTTGTGAGGCAATTATCAAGGAAGAGGCGGTGAAGAAGGTGTTGAAAACCAATGTGGCCTCCCTAGTGGAGCTTAACATGCTCAAGAATCTTGCTGGTTCTGCTGTTGCTGGTGCTTTGGGTGGATTTAATGCCCATGCAGGCAACATCGTATCTGCAATCTTTATTGCCACTGGCCAGGATCCAGCACAGAATGTTGAGAGTTCTCATTGCATTACCATGATGGAAGCTGTCAATGATGGAAAGGATCTCCATATCTCTGTGACCATGCCCTCCATTGAG GTGGGTACAGTCGGAGGTGGAACTCAACTTGCATCTCAGTCTGCTTGTCTCAATTTGCTTGGGGTGAAGGGTGCAAACAAAGAGTCGCCAGGATCAAACTCAAGGCTCCTTGCTGCCATCGTAGCTGGTTCAGTTTTGGCTGGTGAGCTCTCCTTGATGTCTGCCATTGCAGCTGGGCAGCTTGTCAAGAGTCATATGAAGTACAACAGATCCAGCAAAGATATGTCTAAAGCTGCATCTTAG